A section of the Bombus huntii isolate Logan2020A chromosome 5, iyBomHunt1.1, whole genome shotgun sequence genome encodes:
- the LOC126866120 gene encoding general odorant-binding protein 56d-like isoform X2, which yields MHVKFLLVAMLFAFVAWKPAESATAEQMDKMARSLRRSCLQKIDISEDKVEGMRRGEFPEDPNLKCYTNCIMKLIRTFKNGNIDFAMVIKQVELSMAPEEAAVMKEAILKCSHMEYTGDECQKSYTFVKCTYDTNPEKFFFP from the exons atgCATGTGAAATTTTTACTTGTCGCAATGTTGTTCGCGTTCGTGGCGTGGAAACCAGCAGAAAGT GCCACTGCCGAGCAAATGGACAAAATGGCAAGGAGTCTGCGCAGGTCTTGTTTGCAAAAAATCGATATATCAGAAG ATAAAGTGGAGGGCATGCGAAGAGGTGAATTTCCAGAAGATCCAAATCTTAAGTGCTATACGAATTGcattatgaaattaattcgaacc TTTAAAAATGGCAATATCGATTTTGCTATGGTGATCAAACAAGTAGAACTTTCGATGGCACCGGAAGAAGCAGCCGTAATGAAGGAAGCCATACTGAAATGTAGTCATATGG AATACACCGGTGATGAATGCCAGAAATCATATACGTTCGTAAAATGCACCTACGATACGAATCCGGAAAAGTTTTTCTTTCCTTAA
- the LOC126866121 gene encoding uncharacterized protein LOC126866121, which yields MKGVGVCLLVSLMLVLLAIKDTESKKMNLDELKKSIKNLRKPCSKKNDTPKELLDGQHKGEFPKDERLMCYMKCVLTQTKAMKGDEIMWDFFVKNARVMILDEYFPRITHLVETCKNAVTATDGCEAAWQFSACTYATDSELYIIP from the exons ATGAAGGGGGTCGGCGTTTGCCTGCTGGTCTCGTTGATGCTTGTCTTGTTGGCGATCAAAGATACAGAGAGC AAAAAGATGAACCTCGATGAACTGAAGAAGTCCATCAAGAACTTGAGGAAGCCTTGCAGCAAGAAGAACGACACCCCCAAAG AGCTTCTAGACGGCCAACATAAAGGTGAATTCCCAAAAGACGAGAGGTTGATGTGCTATATGAAATGCGTCCTGACACAAACCAAAGCT ATGAAGGGCGACGAAATCATGTGGGATTTCTTCGTGAAGAATGCTCGTGTTATGATCCTCGACGAATATTTTCCACGCATTACACATTTAGTTGAAACGTGTAAAAACGCAG TGACGGCTACGGACGGGTGCGAAGCTGCATGGCAATTTAGCGCATGCACCTATGCAACAGATTCGGAG CTTTATATAATACCGTGA
- the LOC126866124 gene encoding uncharacterized protein LOC126866124: protein MRVSLAICCLLFVAGAICDDKAEELIEALKEDIIPCLEEVEIPQDQIEKFVVNDLEGEERTKWGCVKACVMKRINIMTNGQIHVDNLKDFMDKKFSEESESDSEHMEHMDKIKKCMEEVAGKTDECDIAFEFSRCLTPA from the exons ATGAGAGTTAGCTTGGCTATCTGCTGCCTCTTGTTCGTTGCG GGAGCTATATGTGACGATAAGGCTGAAGAACTCATAGAAGCTTTAAAAGAGGATATAATACCTTGTTTGGAAGAAGTTGAGATTCCGCAAG ATCAAATTGAGAAGTTTGTCGTTAATGACTTGGAAGGTGAGGAAAGGACCAAATGGGGATGCGTGAAAGCCTGTGTTATGAAACGCATAAACATT ATGACGAACGGTCAGATCCATGTAGACAACTTAAAAGACTTTATGGATAAGAAATTTAGCGAAGAGTCAGAATCAGACTCTGAACATATGGAACATATGGATAAGATAAAGAAATGTATGGAAGAAG TTGCTGGGAAAACCGACGAGTGCGACATCGCTTTCGAGTTTTCACGCTGCTTGACGCCGGCTTAA
- the LOC126866125 gene encoding general odorant-binding protein 19d, protein MKSLLLGICLLLTIAVIQADFIDTYLELSKVPTLKCAKTVGYTETDPRIIFDQEVKLGVDKASCLRSCILKSLNMLKDSKIDLEMINEFIKIVHNEEPEKIEPMKQNAVECLDKVKDMTDDCKMAYSFIQCYVDKY, encoded by the exons ATGAAGAGTCTTCTGCTTGGCATCTGTCTTTTGTTAACTATA GCAGTTATCCAAGCAGATTTCATCGACACTTACTTGGAGCTTTCGAAGGTTCCTACTCTAAAGTGTGCGAAAACAGTTGGCTACACTGAAA cGGACCCAAGGATAATATTTGACCAGGAGGTAAAACTGGGAGTGGATAAAGCTTCGTGTTTAAGATCGTGTATATTAAAATCTCTGAACATG TTGAAAGACTCCAAGATAGATTTAGAGATGATAAACGAGTTCATCAAGATCGTGCACAACGAAGAACCTGAGAAGATCGAACCTATGAAACAGAATGCAGTTGAATGCCTTGATAAAG TTAAAGATATGACGGACGATTGCAAGATGGCTTACTCTTTCATTCAATGTTACGTGGACAAGTATTAA
- the LOC126866123 gene encoding uncharacterized protein LOC126866123: MKTLVTFTCLLAAVTIVRGMDQDAVIGKYMEYLLPDIKPCADELNIAEDTATNIQQPKADADIRKMGCLKACVMKRMNVLKGFDFNMDPVYKMIETVHAGNDDDIKFVKDIANECSAGTKGETDECNIGNKYVDCYIGKLFN, from the exons ATGAAGACCCTTGTGACTTTTACTTGCCTGTTGGCCGCCGTG ACGATCGTGCGCGGTATGGATCAGGACGCCGTAATCGGAAAATACATGGAGTACTTGTTGCCGGATATCAAACCGTGCGCCGACGAGCTTAACATCGCAGAAG ACACTGCAACGAACATCCAGCAACCGAAAGCTGACGCTGACATCAGGAAAATGGGTTGCCTGAAAGCCTGTGTGATGAAACGAATGAACGTG TTGAAAGGCTTCGATTTCAATATGGATCCGGTGTACAAAATGATAGAAACCGTCCACGCTGGCAACGACGATGATATCAAATTTGTGAAGGATATCGCAAACGAATGCAGTGCTGGCA CCAAAGGGGAAACAGACGAGTGCAACATCGGTAACAAATACGTAGACTGTTACATAGGGAAGTTGTTCAACTAA
- the LOC126866128 gene encoding uncharacterized protein LOC126866128, with amino-acid sequence MLNINIKDIRQCLHHSNLTDTDLIKLDAIFQEENISRENFENVMLDFGCFITCVLDKAHMVEDKNIRFEYLLKTAERNNFPIATNQTLNECCKKGKFEFFVKV; translated from the exons atgttaaacattAATATAAAGGATATACGGCAATGTTTGCACCACAGCAATCTAACTGAca CGGATTTGATAAAGTTGGACGCCATTTTCCAAGAGGAAAATATATCACGCGAGAACTTCGAAAACGTCATGTTGGACTTCGGTTGTTTCATTACATGCGTTCTGGACAAAGCTCACATG GTGGAAGACAAGAACATTCggtttgaatatttattaaaaacggCGGAACGCAACAATTTCCCTATAGCCACGAATCAAACATTGAACGAATGTTGCAAAAAGGGTAAGTTTGAATTTTTTGTCAAAGTATAA
- the LOC126866119 gene encoding uncharacterized protein LOC126866119, which translates to MCSSSANTLHINITKNASMKTIVAVFCVLYFVCCGVTANEMSESCLKQMDLSIADLPSLVHDNSPEIARKRGCLEACMMQKMGLMDGNVINTQKIDELLDSILPDGESKEIVHNNVHQCAKDAADDDQCLVAQNFAQCGLEHLKLTARQLLSTIA; encoded by the exons ATGTGCTCTTCTTCTGCAAACACTTTGCATATCAATATCACGAAAAACGCAAGCATGAAGACTATCGTCGCTGTTTTCTGCGTGCTTTACTTCGTATGTTGCGGG GTTACTGCCAATGAGATGTCCGAGTCGTGCTTGAAACAAATGGATCTTAGCATCG CTGATCTCCCAAGTTTAGTTCACGACAACAGCCCTGAGATAGCGAGAAAACGTGGATGCCTCGAAGCCTGTATGATGCAGAAGATGGGTCTG ATGGATGGCAACGTTATTAACACACAGAAGATCGACGAACTGCTCGACAGTATATTACCTGACGGCGAGAGCAAGGAGATCGTTCACAATAATGTACACCAATGTGCCAAGGATG CTGCGGACGACGACCAGTGTCTGGTTGCTCAAAACTTCGCCCAATGTGGCCTGGAACACTTGAAACTCACTGCTCGTCAACTGCTATCAACAATCGCATAA